In the Staphylococcus condimenti genome, one interval contains:
- a CDS encoding DUF423 domain-containing protein produces the protein MKTFLALGAGAAALSVATGAFGAHALEGKLSEHYLDVWQKATQYEMYHSLGLIGIGILSGTTKMNLKAAGWMMFGGIVIFSGSLYVLSLTQIKPLGAITPIGGVLFIASWVTLLVQALKIKK, from the coding sequence ATGAAAACATTTTTAGCACTTGGCGCAGGGGCAGCAGCGTTATCAGTTGCGACAGGTGCTTTTGGGGCACATGCTTTAGAAGGTAAATTATCAGAACATTATTTAGATGTTTGGCAAAAAGCCACACAATATGAAATGTATCATAGCTTAGGGTTGATCGGCATCGGAATCTTAAGCGGTACAACAAAAATGAATTTGAAAGCAGCAGGGTGGATGATGTTCGGAGGTATTGTTATCTTCAGTGGTTCACTTTATGTATTATCATTAACACAAATTAAACCGCTTGGGGCAATTACGCCAATCGGCGGTGTACTTTTCATCGCATCATGGGTAACATTACTCGTTCAAGCACTGAAAATTAAAAAATAA
- a CDS encoding threonine/serine exporter family protein — MNLGNRNSYIEDTPEEKLAKDAIMLAGRILLESGAEGTRVEGTMNRMAETLGYEESNSFVTNTVINFLLDNQTTPRMYRIESRDTNLIKISQTNSVSRQLSANQITLKEAYTQLKQIYKDKQTHDLIYKGIAAAIISISFLYLQTGKFIDILATIFAGSLGYLVVESLYRANLKTLFIPEFLGSAVIGAIAIFGHTMVPDGSLSAIIIAAVMPIVPGVLITNAIQDLFGGHMMMFTTKSLEALVTSFGIGAGVGTMLLIF, encoded by the coding sequence ATGAATTTAGGAAATAGAAACAGTTATATAGAAGATACACCCGAAGAAAAGCTGGCTAAAGACGCCATTATGTTGGCAGGTAGAATTCTTTTGGAGTCCGGTGCTGAAGGCACACGAGTTGAAGGTACTATGAATCGAATGGCTGAAACTTTAGGATACGAAGAAAGCAATAGCTTCGTTACAAACACAGTCATCAACTTCTTATTAGATAACCAAACCACACCTCGCATGTACCGAATCGAATCACGCGATACCAATTTAATTAAGATTTCTCAAACAAATTCAGTCTCTCGCCAATTAAGTGCTAATCAAATTACACTTAAAGAAGCATATACGCAATTGAAACAAATATACAAAGATAAACAGACACATGATTTAATATATAAAGGCATCGCAGCAGCAATTATCTCTATCAGTTTTTTATATTTACAGACTGGAAAATTCATTGATATCTTAGCTACAATTTTTGCAGGAAGTTTAGGTTATTTAGTTGTGGAATCATTATATCGTGCGAATTTAAAAACATTATTCATACCAGAATTTTTAGGATCCGCAGTGATAGGTGCGATTGCCATCTTTGGACACACTATGGTTCCTGACGGTTCCTTATCTGCCATTATCATTGCAGCAGTTATGCCGATAGTACCTGGTGTGCTGATTACCAATGCAATTCAAGATTTATTTGGTGGTCATATGATGATGTTTACAACAAAATCATTAGAAGCACTTGTGACTTCGTTCGGCATTGGAGCTGGCGTGGGTACTATGTTACTGATATTTTAG
- a CDS encoding DUF5327 family protein, with protein sequence MDKDKIIALIEQELVQADEAESEADFQKHIYAIHTLTSLYADTRSKSNNYQSVRPRYNKTYQTSSSNETGIKNNASQTAHSNVTAAEIEAMGGKVSHSNSTSNTSTPPGNSNKMVTDDELGNGDSIFNF encoded by the coding sequence GTGGATAAAGACAAAATTATCGCGTTGATAGAGCAAGAGCTCGTACAAGCAGATGAGGCAGAAAGTGAAGCGGATTTTCAAAAACATATTTATGCTATTCATACTTTAACTTCATTATATGCAGACACAAGGTCAAAAAGTAACAACTATCAAAGTGTGAGACCAAGATATAATAAAACGTATCAAACTTCTAGTTCCAATGAAACTGGAATTAAAAATAATGCTAGCCAAACAGCGCATTCAAATGTTACTGCAGCTGAGATTGAAGCGATGGGTGGAAAAGTATCTCATTCTAACTCGACATCAAATACATCGACACCGCCTGGGAATTCCAATAAAATGGTAACTGACGATGAACTCGGAAACGGTGATTCAATATTCAATTTCTAG
- the thiD gene encoding bifunctional hydroxymethylpyrimidine kinase/phosphomethylpyrimidine kinase: MALKKVLTIAGSDTSAGAGMQADLKTFQELDTYGMVALAAVVTMDPKTWSHDVTPLPFDLFNKQLETAISIGPDAVKTGMLGSEEIIKRAGEAFTESGAKYFVVDPVMVCKGEDEVLNPGNTDAMIKYLLPKATVTTPNLFEAGQLSGLGTLKSIDDMKKAAKIIHDQGAENVIIKGGKALDQDKSYDLYYDGDKYYQLTTDMFQQSYNHGAGCTFAAATTANLANGQSPKDAVVNAKAFVASAIKNGWKMNEFVGPVDHGAYNRIEKIDVDVKEV, encoded by the coding sequence ATGGCATTGAAAAAAGTATTAACAATTGCAGGCTCAGATACAAGCGCAGGCGCTGGCATGCAAGCAGATTTAAAAACGTTCCAAGAGTTGGACACTTACGGTATGGTAGCATTAGCTGCTGTAGTGACAATGGATCCTAAAACTTGGTCTCATGATGTTACACCGCTTCCATTTGATTTATTCAATAAACAATTGGAAACAGCAATTTCTATCGGACCAGACGCAGTCAAAACAGGTATGTTAGGTTCTGAAGAAATTATCAAACGTGCTGGTGAGGCCTTTACTGAATCTGGCGCGAAATACTTTGTAGTTGACCCAGTTATGGTCTGCAAAGGTGAAGATGAAGTATTGAATCCAGGCAATACAGACGCAATGATTAAATATCTATTGCCTAAAGCAACAGTTACAACACCAAACTTGTTCGAAGCAGGACAATTATCAGGTTTAGGCACATTAAAATCTATCGATGATATGAAAAAAGCAGCTAAAATTATTCATGATCAAGGTGCTGAAAATGTAATCATCAAAGGCGGCAAAGCACTAGACCAAGATAAATCTTATGACTTGTATTATGATGGCGACAAATACTACCAATTAACAACAGATATGTTCCAACAAAGTTATAACCATGGCGCAGGTTGTACATTCGCAGCAGCAACAACTGCAAACTTAGCAAATGGCCAATCTCCTAAAGATGCAGTTGTAAATGCAAAAGCATTCGTAGCTTCAGCAATTAAAAACGGTTGGAAAATGAATGAATTCGTCGGACCAGTTGACCATGGAGCGTATAACCGTATTGAAAAAATCGATGTAGATGTTAAAGAAGTATAA
- the mvk gene encoding mevalonate kinase, with protein sequence MTRTGYGESNGKIILVGEHAVTFGEPAIAIPFSSGKVKVEIEEMPELAVSTMISDVYEGEVAYAPEHLHALISRFEAESHIESPIMIRIEAKLPPSRGLGSSAAVAVAFTRAAFDFLDKPLSDEELIEHVNWAEMIAHGKPSGIDAQTIVSNQPTWFQKGVFTSLESLRIPGYMVVLDTGIKGNTKEAVRDVHELVENNQENKQFIERIGQLVYSANQAINTRNFDALAEIFNECQSYLATLTVSHPKIDKLLNAAKQAGAVAGKLTGSGRGGSVITLVKDYATAEKVVNAVTKAGAHHTWIESLGG encoded by the coding sequence ATGACACGAACAGGCTACGGAGAATCAAACGGTAAAATTATATTAGTCGGTGAACACGCAGTAACATTTGGAGAACCTGCAATTGCAATTCCTTTTTCTTCCGGAAAAGTGAAAGTAGAAATTGAAGAAATGCCTGAATTAGCTGTTTCAACCATGATAAGTGATGTGTATGAGGGAGAAGTTGCATATGCTCCTGAACACCTTCATGCATTAATCAGCAGATTTGAAGCAGAAAGTCATATTGAATCACCGATTATGATTAGAATTGAAGCTAAATTGCCACCTTCTAGAGGATTAGGATCAAGTGCAGCAGTAGCCGTAGCCTTTACAAGAGCAGCGTTTGATTTTTTAGACAAACCCTTAAGTGATGAAGAGTTAATTGAGCATGTAAATTGGGCTGAAATGATTGCGCATGGGAAACCTAGCGGTATAGATGCACAAACTATAGTTTCTAACCAGCCAACATGGTTTCAAAAAGGAGTTTTTACTTCTTTAGAATCATTACGTATTCCTGGATACATGGTAGTTTTAGATACTGGTATAAAAGGGAATACCAAAGAGGCTGTCCGTGATGTGCATGAATTAGTAGAAAACAATCAAGAGAATAAACAGTTTATAGAACGTATTGGTCAATTAGTTTATTCTGCAAATCAAGCAATTAATACGCGTAATTTCGATGCACTTGCTGAAATATTTAATGAATGTCAATCATACTTAGCAACTTTAACTGTTAGTCACCCTAAAATAGATAAATTGCTGAATGCAGCAAAACAAGCTGGAGCAGTTGCAGGGAAATTGACAGGAAGTGGTCGAGGCGGAAGCGTCATAACGCTTGTGAAAGATTATGCGACAGCTGAAAAAGTAGTGAATGCAGTGACTAAAGCAGGCGCGCATCATACTTGGATAGAGAGTTTAGGAGGGTAA
- a CDS encoding uracil-DNA glycosylase, which translates to MNWSEVFHDITNRHDFKEMHDFLDKEYSTKTVYPDKENIYQAFDLTPFDKVKVVIIGQDPYHGPKQAHGLAFSVQPEGKFPPSLRNMYKELEEDIGCKRTVSHLQDWARDGVLLLNTVLTVRKGEAASHRNIGWEVFTDEIIKAVSEYRDHVVFILWGKPAQQKERLIDTSKHDVIKSVHPSPLSAYRGFFGSKPYSRANAYLEAHGETPIDWCGEEAQRG; encoded by the coding sequence ATGAATTGGTCAGAAGTATTTCATGATATAACAAATCGACATGACTTTAAAGAAATGCATGATTTTTTAGACAAAGAGTATTCTACAAAAACCGTTTATCCGGATAAAGAAAATATCTATCAGGCTTTTGATTTAACGCCTTTTGATAAAGTGAAAGTCGTAATTATTGGACAAGATCCGTATCATGGCCCTAAGCAAGCACATGGTTTAGCTTTTTCTGTACAGCCGGAAGGTAAATTTCCACCATCTTTACGGAATATGTATAAGGAATTAGAAGAGGATATCGGGTGTAAACGTACCGTTTCACACTTGCAAGACTGGGCAAGAGACGGCGTATTGCTTTTAAATACGGTACTGACTGTACGTAAAGGTGAAGCTGCTTCACATCGTAATATCGGTTGGGAAGTGTTTACGGATGAAATAATTAAAGCAGTTTCAGAATATCGTGACCATGTGGTTTTCATATTATGGGGAAAACCGGCACAGCAAAAAGAGAGACTAATTGATACTTCTAAACATGATGTCATTAAGTCTGTTCATCCAAGTCCGCTCTCGGCTTATCGTGGTTTCTTCGGTTCTAAACCATACTCTAGAGCAAATGCGTATTTAGAGGCACACGGTGAGACGCCGATTGATTGGTGCGGAGAGGAGGCGCAGCGTGGATAA
- the hemQ gene encoding hydrogen peroxide-dependent heme synthase, with translation MSQAAETLDGWYSLHLFYAVDWPTLRLVPDEDRIQIVQEFHDFLDKLASVRDDHNGDHALYNITGQKADILLWVLRPEMQELNSIELALNKLRIADYLVPTYSYVSIIELSNYLAGKSDEDPYENPHIKARLYPELPHSDYICFYPMSKRRNETYNWYMLSMEERQKLMYDHGMIGRKYAGKIKQFITGSVGFDDYEWGVTLFAQDPLQFKKIVYEMRFDETTARYGDFGSFFVGHILPEETLETFFRI, from the coding sequence ATGAGTCAAGCAGCAGAAACATTAGATGGCTGGTACAGCCTCCATTTATTCTATGCAGTAGATTGGCCTACATTACGTCTTGTACCTGATGAAGACCGTATCCAAATTGTTCAAGAATTCCACGACTTCCTGGACAAATTAGCATCTGTACGTGATGATCACAATGGCGACCATGCATTATATAATATTACAGGTCAAAAAGCAGACATCCTTTTATGGGTTTTACGTCCTGAAATGCAAGAATTGAACTCAATCGAGCTCGCACTTAATAAATTACGTATTGCGGATTACTTAGTGCCTACTTATTCATACGTTTCTATCATCGAACTCAGCAACTACTTAGCTGGCAAATCAGATGAAGATCCATATGAAAATCCTCATATAAAAGCACGCTTATATCCTGAATTACCGCATTCAGACTATATCTGTTTCTATCCAATGAGCAAACGTCGTAATGAAACATATAACTGGTATATGCTATCAATGGAAGAGCGCCAAAAATTAATGTATGACCATGGTATGATTGGTCGTAAATATGCTGGTAAAATCAAACAATTCATTACAGGATCAGTTGGTTTTGACGATTATGAGTGGGGCGTAACATTATTTGCACAAGACCCGCTACAATTCAAAAAAATCGTTTACGAAATGCGCTTCGATGAAACAACAGCACGTTATGGCGATTTCGGCAGCTTCTTCGTAGGCCACATTCTACCTGAAGAAACTTTAGAAACATTTTTCAGAATCTAA
- a CDS encoding APC family permease: protein MGQKNRENIHKKVDRGDLQQNLSEKFVWAIAYGSCIGWGSFILPGDWIKQSGSIAAAIGITIGALLMIIIAVSYGALVEHFPVSGGAFAFSYLSFGRYVSFFSSWFLTFGYICVVALNATAFSLLLKFMMPSVLEHGKLYTIAGWDVYLTEIIIATVLLLVFMLITIRGAHVSGSLQYYFCVAMVIVVLLMFFGSFFGKDFSFSNLQPLTAKHEGWFTSIIMIVAVAPWAYVGFDNIPQTAEEFNFSPNKTFKLIVYSLLAAAGTYILMILYTAWLGKSGSSLNGNLWVTGAVTKQAFGYVGLSVLAIAIIMGIFTGLNGFLMSASRLLFSMGRSGIMPRVFSKLHPVYKTPYVAIIFLVALTLIAPWLGRTALTWIVDMSSTGVSVAYLITCLSAAKLFSYNKASNTYAPVYKTFAIIGSVFAAIFLGLLLIPGSPAALSIPSYIALAGWLILGLIFFIVRYPKLKRINKDELSRLILDTSQTKVESMIDEPDSDKEISGK from the coding sequence ATGGGACAGAAAAATAGAGAAAATATCCATAAAAAAGTAGATCGTGGAGATTTACAGCAAAACCTATCAGAAAAATTCGTTTGGGCTATAGCATATGGCTCATGTATCGGTTGGGGTTCTTTTATCCTGCCGGGTGACTGGATTAAACAATCTGGTTCTATTGCTGCAGCTATTGGTATTACGATAGGTGCGTTATTAATGATTATTATTGCCGTAAGTTACGGCGCACTTGTTGAACATTTTCCAGTTTCCGGTGGAGCATTTGCGTTTAGTTACTTAAGTTTCGGCAGATATGTCAGTTTCTTTTCTTCTTGGTTTCTGACGTTTGGTTACATCTGTGTTGTAGCCTTAAATGCCACCGCGTTTAGTTTGCTTTTGAAATTCATGATGCCAAGTGTATTAGAGCATGGTAAGCTCTATACGATTGCTGGTTGGGATGTCTATTTGACTGAAATCATTATTGCAACAGTATTATTACTTGTATTTATGTTAATTACGATTCGTGGCGCACACGTATCAGGAAGCTTGCAGTATTATTTCTGTGTTGCAATGGTTATAGTCGTATTATTGATGTTCTTCGGTTCATTTTTCGGCAAAGATTTTTCATTCAGCAACTTACAACCTTTAACAGCAAAACATGAAGGATGGTTTACATCTATTATTATGATTGTTGCTGTTGCACCTTGGGCATATGTTGGATTTGATAATATTCCGCAAACAGCTGAAGAATTTAATTTTTCACCGAATAAAACATTTAAATTGATTGTTTATAGCTTGCTTGCCGCAGCAGGTACATATATCTTGATGATTTTATATACTGCATGGTTAGGTAAAAGCGGTTCAAGCTTAAATGGTAACCTTTGGGTGACAGGTGCAGTCACAAAACAAGCATTTGGCTATGTTGGACTTTCTGTATTAGCAATTGCGATTATTATGGGGATTTTTACTGGCTTGAATGGATTTTTAATGAGTGCCAGTAGATTGCTTTTCTCAATGGGACGTTCAGGCATAATGCCTCGTGTCTTCAGCAAGTTGCATCCAGTGTATAAAACGCCTTATGTTGCGATTATATTCTTAGTTGCATTGACATTGATTGCACCGTGGCTTGGACGTACGGCACTTACTTGGATTGTCGATATGTCATCAACAGGTGTATCAGTGGCATATTTAATCACTTGTTTATCAGCAGCAAAATTATTCAGTTATAACAAAGCCAGCAATACTTACGCGCCTGTATATAAAACATTTGCGATTATTGGCTCGGTATTCGCTGCTATCTTCTTAGGATTATTGTTAATTCCAGGATCACCCGCTGCATTATCTATACCATCTTATATTGCATTAGCTGGCTGGTTGATACTTGGGCTTATATTCTTTATTGTTCGTTATCCTAAATTGAAAAGAATCAATAAAGATGAGCTAAGTCGATTAATCTTGGATACAAGCCAAACTAAGGTTGAATCTATGATTGATGAACCGGATTCAGATAAAGAGATATCTGGGAAGTAA
- a CDS encoding lipoate--protein ligase family protein → MNLIQEYFNGSDWRYIDHSTGLAPMQSFAFDDTFSESTGKDLSCSVVRTWIHQHTVILGTHDARLPHLKDGIRYLVDECGYNVIVRNSGGLGVVLDQGILNISLIFKGKTEVSIDKAFNLMYELICKMFEDENVQIDTKEIERSYCPGKFDLSINGKKFAGISQRRVRGGIAVQIYLCVEGSGEERAEMMRNFYENALQGETTKFKYPDIDPSCMASLETLLGHALTVNDVMFKLLHALKALGATLNMNPVTDEEWLRFEKYFDRMIERNAKINAKMDD, encoded by the coding sequence ATGAACTTAATACAAGAATATTTTAATGGCTCAGATTGGCGCTATATCGATCATTCTACTGGTTTAGCGCCAATGCAGTCATTTGCCTTTGATGATACCTTTTCAGAAAGTACGGGCAAGGATTTATCATGCAGTGTGGTTCGTACTTGGATTCATCAACACACAGTAATTTTAGGAACTCATGATGCACGATTACCTCATTTGAAAGACGGCATCCGCTATCTAGTAGATGAATGTGGTTACAATGTGATTGTGCGAAATTCAGGAGGTTTAGGTGTTGTATTAGATCAAGGTATTTTGAATATCTCTTTAATTTTTAAAGGGAAGACAGAGGTCTCAATCGATAAGGCTTTCAATTTAATGTATGAATTGATTTGTAAGATGTTCGAAGATGAAAATGTACAAATCGATACAAAAGAAATTGAACGGTCGTATTGTCCTGGTAAATTTGATTTAAGTATTAATGGCAAAAAATTTGCTGGCATATCACAACGTCGAGTACGCGGCGGAATAGCAGTTCAGATTTATTTGTGTGTAGAAGGTTCCGGAGAAGAACGTGCTGAAATGATGCGCAATTTTTATGAAAATGCATTACAAGGTGAAACTACGAAATTTAAATATCCAGATATTGATCCTTCTTGCATGGCTTCGTTAGAAACTTTATTAGGACATGCTTTAACAGTGAACGATGTAATGTTTAAATTGCTTCATGCATTAAAAGCGTTAGGCGCTACTTTAAACATGAATCCAGTAACAGATGAAGAATGGCTGCGATTTGAAAAGTACTTTGATCGTATGATTGAACGAAATGCAAAAATCAACGCTAAAATGGATGACTAA
- the pta gene encoding phosphate acetyltransferase — MPSLLNVLQDKLSGKNVKIVLPEGEDERVLTAAVKLHSTDYVEPIVLGNADKVQSLADDKGLDISGIEIITPETSELKSELVDAFVERRKGKATKEQAEDMLNNVNYFGTMLVYTGKADGLVSGAAHSTGDTVRPALQIIKTKPGVSKTSGVFFMIKDDEQYVFGDCAINPTLEAADLAEIAVESAKTAKSFGMDPRVALLSFSTKGSAKSDDVEKVESATKLAQEKAEEEGLTDVVIDGEFQFDAAIVPKVAAKKAPDAKIKGDANVFIFPSLEAGNIGYKIAQRLGGYEAIGPVLQGLNSPVNDLSRGCSTEDVYNLSIITAAQTLQ, encoded by the coding sequence ATGCCTAGTTTATTAAATGTATTACAAGACAAACTTTCAGGAAAAAACGTTAAAATCGTGCTACCGGAAGGTGAAGATGAACGCGTATTAACAGCAGCAGTAAAATTACATTCAACAGATTATGTAGAACCTATTGTTTTGGGCAATGCTGATAAAGTTCAATCACTTGCTGATGATAAAGGTTTAGATATTTCTGGAATTGAAATTATTACACCTGAAACAAGCGAATTGAAATCAGAACTTGTGGATGCTTTTGTTGAGCGACGTAAAGGTAAAGCAACAAAAGAACAAGCTGAAGATATGTTGAATAATGTGAATTATTTCGGAACAATGCTTGTTTATACTGGTAAAGCTGATGGACTCGTGAGCGGAGCAGCACATTCAACTGGAGATACAGTACGTCCTGCATTACAAATTATTAAAACAAAACCAGGTGTGTCTAAAACATCAGGCGTCTTCTTTATGATTAAAGATGACGAACAATATGTATTCGGAGATTGTGCTATTAATCCTACATTAGAAGCAGCAGACCTAGCAGAAATTGCTGTAGAAAGTGCAAAAACAGCGAAAAGTTTTGGAATGGATCCTCGTGTTGCTTTATTGAGCTTCTCAACTAAGGGTTCAGCTAAATCTGATGATGTAGAAAAAGTAGAATCAGCTACTAAATTGGCTCAAGAGAAAGCTGAAGAAGAAGGATTAACAGACGTTGTTATCGATGGGGAATTCCAATTTGATGCAGCGATTGTTCCTAAAGTGGCTGCTAAAAAAGCACCAGATGCTAAAATTAAAGGTGATGCAAATGTCTTCATCTTCCCAAGCTTAGAAGCTGGAAATATTGGTTATAAAATTGCACAGCGTTTAGGTGGCTACGAAGCGATTGGTCCTGTATTACAAGGTTTGAATTCTCCAGTGAATGACTTATCACGCGGTTGCTCAACTGAAGATGTTTATAACTTATCAATCATCACTGCAGCACAAACTTTACAATAA
- a CDS encoding DUF2812 domain-containing protein: MKKQLKLYFKGSPSEIRYLETQQKDGYMLTNIKNGIYTFEENSAVSDTKLQVTFVRSEDLKEPNTKIEKSPFLSVLAKQLNYSKYTVLYSYLKEKDNPIYNLADTKAAEHEYLSFFKRIIFILAVLTMFVCVAFWSYFTAIGKPSSKLLIPMQIMISVFIILSPFNILINRRIRKSCPKIEDELYLSYSVSVKSPAQSQISIALNI; the protein is encoded by the coding sequence ATGAAAAAGCAACTCAAACTTTATTTTAAAGGTAGTCCTTCAGAAATTCGTTATTTAGAAACCCAACAAAAAGACGGGTATATGCTGACTAACATTAAAAATGGTATTTATACTTTTGAAGAAAATTCGGCTGTCAGCGATACGAAACTACAAGTAACTTTTGTTAGAAGTGAAGATTTAAAAGAACCAAACACTAAAATAGAAAAAAGCCCTTTCCTTTCAGTTTTAGCAAAACAACTGAATTATTCTAAGTACACGGTACTCTATAGTTATTTAAAAGAAAAGGACAATCCTATTTATAATTTAGCAGACACTAAAGCAGCCGAACACGAATATCTCAGTTTTTTCAAACGTATCATTTTTATTTTAGCAGTACTCACTATGTTCGTTTGTGTAGCCTTTTGGTCTTACTTTACTGCGATTGGAAAGCCGTCATCAAAGCTTTTAATACCAATGCAAATTATGATAAGTGTTTTTATAATATTGTCTCCATTCAATATTCTAATCAATCGTCGTATTAGAAAAAGTTGTCCAAAAATCGAGGATGAACTTTATTTAAGTTATTCAGTTTCTGTTAAAAGTCCGGCTCAAAGCCAGATATCGATAGCCTTAAATATTTAG
- a CDS encoding threonine/serine exporter family protein, with amino-acid sequence MFWLLNFIFSCIASLFFCVIFDAPRRMYIWAGLVGACGWMVYIVLFRGLELHTIYASFFGSLALGLLSHIMARLKKEPVIIFMVPGIIPLVPGGLAFDATKSLVILQFGSAVKTMLEVTLIAGAIAAGLLFADQIARLIVTGKSTFFKKRNLNS; translated from the coding sequence ATGTTTTGGTTATTAAACTTTATATTCAGCTGCATCGCTTCCCTCTTCTTTTGCGTAATCTTTGATGCTCCCAGACGTATGTATATTTGGGCAGGATTAGTTGGTGCTTGTGGCTGGATGGTTTATATTGTGTTATTCCGTGGTTTAGAACTACATACAATTTACGCATCCTTTTTCGGCAGTTTAGCTTTAGGTCTCTTAAGTCACATAATGGCACGGTTAAAAAAAGAACCCGTCATCATATTTATGGTACCTGGGATAATTCCTTTAGTACCTGGGGGCTTAGCTTTTGATGCCACGAAGAGTCTAGTTATTTTACAATTCGGCAGTGCTGTAAAAACTATGTTAGAAGTTACTTTAATTGCAGGTGCCATTGCAGCCGGTTTATTATTTGCCGATCAAATTGCACGGTTAATAGTTACTGGTAAAAGTACATTTTTTAAAAAAAGAAATTTAAATAGTTAA
- a CDS encoding DedA family protein, producing the protein MEKMVEQFIDQFGYLGVFLLIALENIFPPIPSELILTFSGFLTLHSDMNIIGVIIAATLGSVFGAIVLYFIGRFLSIERLQRLANGKTGKILRFKASDLEKADDWFDNHGKKIVFFARFIPVLRSLISIPAGTTNMPLISFLILTTLGTLIWNTVLVILGQQAGEAWPKISAAFDSFSSIVLIVLIILLIIGIIYFVKKRFGKSKYNK; encoded by the coding sequence ATGGAAAAGATGGTCGAGCAATTTATCGATCAATTTGGTTACCTCGGTGTTTTCTTGCTAATTGCTTTAGAAAATATTTTTCCACCCATTCCATCAGAGTTAATCTTAACATTCAGTGGTTTTTTAACATTACATTCCGATATGAATATTATTGGTGTGATTATTGCCGCAACACTTGGATCTGTATTTGGTGCAATCGTGTTATATTTTATCGGACGATTTTTATCTATTGAACGATTGCAGAGATTAGCAAACGGTAAAACTGGTAAAATACTGCGCTTTAAAGCAAGTGATTTAGAAAAAGCAGATGATTGGTTTGATAATCATGGTAAAAAAATTGTCTTCTTTGCACGTTTTATTCCAGTTCTCAGAAGTTTGATCTCAATACCTGCAGGAACAACTAATATGCCGCTGATTTCATTTTTAATATTAACTACACTTGGAACACTGATTTGGAATACAGTGCTTGTTATACTTGGACAACAAGCTGGAGAAGCGTGGCCGAAAATTTCTGCTGCTTTTGATTCTTTCTCAAGTATTGTACTTATTGTCTTAATTATTTTACTTATTATCGGTATTATATATTTTGTGAAGAAACGTTTTGGCAAATCTAAATATAACAAGTAA